A single genomic interval of Cucumis sativus cultivar 9930 chromosome 7, Cucumber_9930_V3, whole genome shotgun sequence harbors:
- the LOC101218516 gene encoding nifU-like protein 1, chloroplastic produces MASLTTSGLLKTPLKNSQSPANSLQYPPFAYGQHQLPVSLKRAFPGRAIRASPSNSGPSTTSSPGLYSAQKFELTIGNVDLVLEDVRPYLIADGGNVDVVSVEDGVVSLKLVGACGSCPSSTTTMKMGIERVLKEKFGDSVKEICQVYDEEPKETTPEAVNSHLDILRPAIRNYGGSVEVISINGGDCLVKYEGPESIGTGVKAAIKERFPDITNVVFSS; encoded by the exons aTGGCGTCCTTAACTACCTCCGGCCTCCTCAAAACCCCTCTTAAGAATTCCCAATCTCCTGCAAATTCTCTCCAATATCCACCTTTTGCTTATGGGCAACATCAACTGCCCGTTTCCCTCAAAAGGGCTTTTCCCGGACGAGCCATTAGAGCTTCACCTTCGAATTCGGGTCCATCCACGACCTCCTCACCAGGGCTGTACTCCGCTCAGAAATTTGAATTGACCATTGGAAACGTGGACTTGGTTCTTGAGGACGTAAGGCCTTATCTAATTGCAGATGGAGGAAATGTCGATGTTGTTTCTGTTGAAGATGGAGTAGTTTCCCTCAAACTCGTTG GAGCATGCGGTAGCTGCCCTAGCTCAACAACGACCATGAAGATGGGGATCGAACGTGTACTAAAGGAGAAGTTTGGAGATTCAGTGAAGGAAATATGCCAAGTATATGATGAAGAACCAAAGGAGACTACACCTGAG GCAGTAAACAGTCACCTTGACATATTGAGGCCAGCCATAAGGAACTACGGTGGGAGCGTGGAAGTAATATCAATTAATGGTGGCGATTGCCTGGTCAAGTATGAGGGTCCTGAATCTATTGGTACAGGAGTTAAAGCAGCCATTAAGGAGAGATTCCCAGATATTACAAACGTTGTGTTTTCAAGCTAA
- the LOC101218038 gene encoding SWR1-complex protein 4, which produces MDAKDILGLPKNTLPLPQEKKPRAQKDAQRKRDGISREVYALTGGLAPIMPAIDVSELKKRPPSDEKITWQWLPFSNSARKDNLQLYHWVRVVNGIPPTGDYSFAKYNKSVEVVKYTDEEYEKYLKDASWTKEETDQLFDLCERFDLRFIVIADRFPSARTVEELKERYYRVSRAIVAARGSISRESSGNTPAKDPYNVSQEIERKRALSMVLSQTKQQERKDAEVLAEAKKITEARKAERVAEESELPVTSNAVPEVTERVVVPGDNVPSISNVQPPPPAAVPSTVVADNASTLASLRMLPVYLRTYALEQMVQAASSSAGLRTIKRVEQTLQDLSVNLKPRVPTKAVCAEHLELRKEILTLLNLQKQLQNKEAEGSSFRDSPYTEAPGTPKDRTFIADSVSFGGERFGKRDQKRKATGRLSEAPSSPAQSKRPRKQKGSDL; this is translated from the exons ATGGATGCTAAGGATATTTTGGGCTTGCCCAAAAACACGCTGCCTTTACCTCAAGAGAAGAAGCCTAGGGCTCAGAAAGATGCCCAGAGAAAGCGAGATGGGATTTCCCGGGAG GTTTATGCTCTTACTGGTGGTCTGGCGCCTATTATGCCCGCAATCGATGTGTCTGAGCTGAAGAAGCGACCTCCATCAGATGAGAAG ATTACGTGGCAGTGGCttcctttttcaaattctGCTAGAAAGGATAATCTGCAGCTTTACCATTGG GTTAGAGTTGTAAATGGCATTCCACCAACAGGGGACTATTCTTTTGCAAAGTACAACAAG TCTGTTGAAGTTGTCAAATACACGGATGAGGAGTACGAGAAGTATTTGAAAGACGCT TCATGGACAAAGGAGGAGACAGatcaattatttgatttgtgcGAACGGTTTGATCTTCGCTTCATTGTGATAGCCGACAGGTTTCCATCAGCAAGGACAGTGGAGGAACTGAAGGAGCGGTATTATCGTG TATCAAGAGCAATTGTGGCTGCTAGAGGATCAATATCTCGGGAGAGTTCAGGAAATACTCCCGCCAAG gATCCTTACAACGTCTCACAAGAGATTGAGCGCAAACGGGCATTGTCCATGGTTCTCTCCCAAACAAAACAGCAAGAACGAAAAGATGCAGAG GTTCTTGCTGAGGCAAAAAAAATAACTGAAGCACGCAAAGCTGAAAGA GTGGCTGAAGAATCTGAGTTGCCTGTCACTTCAAATGCTGTCCCAGAAGTTACTGAAAGGGTTGTCGTTCCTGGAGATAACGTACCATCTATATCCAATGTGCAGCCCCCTCCTCCAGCAGCCGTACCTTCAACCGTAGTGGCAGATAATGCTTCTACTCTTGCTTCTCTTCGCATG CTTCCTGTATACTTGAGAACATATGCACTCGAGCAAATGGTACAAGCTGCAAGCTCATCTGCTGGCCTTCGAACCATCAAGCGAGTTGAACAGACATTACAAGATCTTTCG GTTAATTTAAAACCCAGGGTTCCAACAAAAGCTGTCTGTGCAGAGCATcttgaattaagaaaagaaatattgacTCTACTGAATCTTCAAAAGCAG tTGCAAAATAAGGAGGCAGAAGGTTCTTCTTTCCGTGACAGTCCATACACTGAGGCACCTGGCACACCTAAG GATCGCACTTTTATTGCTGATTCTGTGAGTTTTGGAG GGGAAAGGTTTGGTAAACGGGATCAAAAACGCAAG GCCACTGGAAGATTATCTGAAGCTCCATCATCACCAGCTCAATCTAAAAGGCCAAGAAAACAGAAGGGATCCGATCTGTGA